The nucleotide window CGGTTACCTCACTCCGAACGAGTACCTCGCTCAATGGCAGGCGGCTCAGCGATGAATTTGGAGGCTGGTGTAGTCGGATCTACTGGACCAGTACAACCGGTTGACGGTCTGACGCGGCGATGCTAGGATGACCGGGGACAATTGCATATCGCCGTAGACAGCGGGTGCCGCCCCTGCGCCTAAAGGTCCCGTGACCGCCCGCCGAGGCTCCTGAGGGAGACTCCACGTGTCTACGGGGTCTCTTTTGTTTCACCCGCATTTCTGGAGGCATCGATGGCGGAGCCGAGATCAGACAAAGTCGCCGAAGTCGAGGCGCTCGAAGAGCGTCTGCGGAACTCGTCGATTGTGATCCTCACGGACTACCGCGGGCTCACGGTCGGCGAGATCGGGACGCTGCGCGGCAAACTCCGGGGCGCGTCCCTCGAATACCGCGTCGCCAAGAACACCCTGCTGAGCCGGGCGGCCGAAAAAGTCGGCGTCGTCGGGCTCGAGCCGCACCTCACCGGACCGACCGCGGTCGTGTTCGGCAACGACGATCCCGGCGTGCCGGCGAGGGTGCTTCAGGATTTTATCCGCCAGTTCCGCAAGCTTGAAATCAAGGGCGGGGTGGTCGAGGGGCACGCGCTCGACGCGGCCGGGGTCCAGGCGCTCGCGACGCTGCCCGGTAGGCCGGAGCTGCTCGCCCGTGTGGTGGGCGCGGTCCAGGGCCCGCTGTTCTCGCTGGTGATGGTACTGACCGCGGCGCCGCGCGGCCTGGTCACGGCCCTCGACGCCGTCCGGAAGCGCCGCGAGACGGAGGAAGGTGCGTCCGGGAAGCAGGCGGCGCCCGCGGCAGAGCCGGCGCCCGCGGCAGAGCCGGCACCCGCGGTAGAACCGGCACCCGCGGTAGAACCGGCACCTTCCGCGGACGCGGCGCCCGTGGCCGGCGCGGCACCGGCCCCCGAGGCGGCGCCCGCCCCGGCGGCGCAATCCGCGCCCGCGTCCGAAGGGGCGCGGGCCGAACCGGCCGCCGTCCCCGCCGCCGACGCGCCGGCGGAGTCCAAACCCACAGCGTAAGGATGCATCGAACCGCGCCAGGACGTAGGCAGACAACCAGGCACAAGGTTCCCAGGAGGGGATGAGCATGGCGGAGCGAGCGACAGTTGAAAAGATCGTTGACGAGATCGGGGACCTGTCGGCCCTGGATCTATCGAAGCTCGTGAAGGCCCTGGAGGAGAAGTTTGGCGTCAGCGCGGCGGCGCCGATGATGGCGATGGCCCCGGCGGGCGGCGCGGCCGCGGGCGCGCCGGCGGCGACGGAGGAACAGACGGAGTTCGACGCCATGCTCACCGCGATCGGCGATAAGAAGATCCAGGTGATCAAGGTCGTCCGCGAACTGACCGGTCTCGGCCTCAAGGAGGCCAAGGACCTGGTCGACGGCGCGCCCAAGCCGGTGAAGGAGAAAGTCTCGAAGCAAGAAGCCGAGACGATCAAGACCAAGCTGTCCGAAGTGGGCGCCACAGTCGAGATCAAGTAACGCCGGATCTACTGGCAGGCACTGAGGACGCCCCGGAAGGGGCCGGCGGCGGGCGACTGTCCCTTGACGCCCCTTGCCGCCGTGAGTATAATGAAGTTTACTCCTCAATGCCGCAATCTATTGCTGTTATGCTGAGGGTCCCAGTCAGCCGTCCGGACGCGGGGCGACGTGTGCCCGCGCCCGGCCTCGGCTTTCTGCCACGCACACTACGGAGGCGAACAGCGTGACGAGAAAGACTGCGTCGCCGAAGGCCAGAACGAGAACCGCCACAACCCCGTCTGGCGCGGGGCGAACGGCGCGCCGGGGCGCCAAGGCGAAACCGGGCGCGATGCGCCTGACCGTCAAGGACAGCCTGCGCGGCCAGCTCCAGCGGCCGGGGGCGGGGCGCGCCGTGCGCGGCCGCCCGCGCCTGACCCGGACGATCGTCCTCCCGACCAACGTGGAGCGCGCGCCGGTCGCGGTGCTGCAGGCGCCGCCGCCGACGCCGCCGTCGCACTCCTCCACCCGGACCGTTCGCGGGCTCGGCGAGGTGCGCTCCTCGCGCCGGGGGAAGCGGAGCCGCGTCAGCTTCGCCAAGATTCACGACGTGCTGGACATCCCGAACCTGGTGGAGATCCAGCGAGAGTCGTTCAAGTGGTTCCTGCGGGACGGCATCCGCGAGGTCTTCAGCGAGATTTCGCCGATCAAGGACTTCACCGGCAACCTGGAACTGCACTTCGCCGTCGGCCGGAAGCGCCGCGGCGGGGCCCAGGAGTCGGAGAACGGCGACCTGACGCTCGACTTCGACGGGTATCGGTTCGAGCAGCTCAAGTACTCGGTCGAGGACTGCCGCGAGCGGGACTACAACTACAGCGCGGCGCTCAAGGTCCAGGTACGCCTCGTCATCAAAGAGACCGGCGAGGTCAAAGAGCAGGAAGTCTTCATGGGCGACTTCCCGCTGATGACCGAGCAGGGTACCTTTGTCATCAACGGCGCGGAGCGCGTCGTGGTCAGCCAGCTCGTCCGCTCGCCCGGCGTGTACTACAGCATGTCGCCGGACGCGAACGGCCACCTGCTGCCGACCGCGACCGTGATCCCGCACCGCGGGGCCTGGCTCGAGTTCGAGATCGACGCCAACGGCATCGTCTACGTGCGCATCGACCGGACGCGGAAGCTGCCGGTCACGGTTCTGCTGCGCGCGCTCAAGTACGGCGACGACGAGGCCATCCTCAAACTGTACGACAACGACGCGGCCATCAAGGCGACGCTCGCCAAGGACGAGACGAAGACCGCGGACGACGCGCTGCTCGGCATCTACCGGCGGCTGCGCCCCGGCGACCCGCCGACGATCGAGAGCGCTCGGACGCTGCTCAACACGCTCTTCTTCGACCCGCGCCGCTACGACGTCGGCCGCGTCGGCCGGTACAAGCTCGACAAGAAGCTCGGCTTCAAGCCCGAGCAGGCCCAGGGGCCCGAGGGGCGCGTGCTGCGCTCCAAGGACATCGTGGAGATCATCCGCTACCTCGTCGCCCTGCGAAACGGGCAGGGCAAGCCGGACGACATCGACCATCTCGGCAACCGCCGCGTCCGGTCGGTCGGCGAGCTGCTGCAGAACCAGTTCCGGATCGGCATGCTGCGGATGGAGCGGGTGATCCGCGAGCGGATGACGATCCAGGAGGCCGCGGCGATCACGCCGCAGGTGCTGATCAACATCCGGCCGGTCGTCGCGTCGATCAAGGAGTTCTTCGGCTCCAGCCAGCTCTCGCAGTTCATGGACCAGACGAACCCGTTGGCCGAGCTCACCCACAAGCGGCGGCTGTCGGCCCTCGGGCCCGGCGGCCTCAGCCGCGAGCGGGCGGGGTTCGAGGTGCGCGACGTGCACACCTCGCACTACGGCCGCATGTGCCCGATCGAGACGCCGGAAGGCCCGAACATCGGCCTGATCTCGTCGCTCGCGACGTTCGCGCGGGTTAACCCGTACGGGTTTATCGAGACGCCGTACCGCAAGGTGCGCGACGCCCGTGTGACGCGGTCGATGGAGTACCTCACCGCGGACGATGAGGAGAAGTACACGATCGCGCAGGCCAACGCCAAGATGAACGCGGACGGCAAGCTGAGCGAGTCCCGCGTGACGGCCCGCCGCGGCAGCGCGATCGTGCTCGTGCCCCCGGACAAGATCGACTACATGGACGTGTCGCCGAAGCAGATCGTCAGCGTGGCGACCGCGCTCATCCCGTTCCTCGAGCACGACGACGCCAACCGCGCGCTGATGGGTTCCAACATGCAGCGCCAGGCGGTCCCGCTGCTGCGGACCGAGGCGCCGCTCGTCGGCACGGGCATGGAGCACCGCTCCGCGGTGGACTCGGGCGCCGTCGTGGTGGCGCGCGAGGCCGGCGAGATCCTGAGCGTCACCGGCGACCAGATCACGGTCAAGCCGGAGCGCGGCAAGGAGCGGACGTACAAGCTCGTCAAGTTCCAGCGCAGCAACCAGGGCACGTGCATCAACCAGCGGCCGATCGTCGAGGCAGGGGAGAAGGTCGCGGTCGGCGACGTGATCGCCGACGGGCCGTGCACCGACCAGGGCGAGATGGCGCTCGGGCACAACGTGCTGGTCGCGTTCATGCCGTGGGAGGGCTACAACTACGAGGACGCCATTCTGATCAGCGAGCGCCTCGTGCAGAAGGACCTCTTCACGAGCATCCATATCGAGGAGTACGAGGTCGAGGCCCGCGACACCAAGCTCGGGCCGGAAGAGATCACTCGCGACATCCCCAACGTCGGCGAGGAAGCGCTGCGGGATCTCGATGAGCGCGGCATCATCCGGATCGGCGCGGAGGTGCGCAGCGGCGACATCCTGGTCGGCAAGGTAACGCCGAAGGGGGAGACCGAGCTGACCGCGGAGGAGCGCCTGCTGCGGGCGATCTTCGGCGAGAAGGCGCGGGAGGTCCGCGACACCTCCCTCAAAGTGCCGCACGGGGAGAAGGGCAAGGTCGTCGCGGTGAAGGTCTTCTCCCGCGAGGCCGGCGACGAGCTGTCGCCCGGCGTCAACCAGCTCGTCCGGGTCTACGTCGCCCAGAAGCGGAAGATCA belongs to bacterium and includes:
- the rplL gene encoding 50S ribosomal protein L7/L12, whose translation is MAERATVEKIVDEIGDLSALDLSKLVKALEEKFGVSAAAPMMAMAPAGGAAAGAPAATEEQTEFDAMLTAIGDKKIQVIKVVRELTGLGLKEAKDLVDGAPKPVKEKVSKQEAETIKTKLSEVGATVEIK
- the rpoB gene encoding DNA-directed RNA polymerase subunit beta, whose protein sequence is MRLTVKDSLRGQLQRPGAGRAVRGRPRLTRTIVLPTNVERAPVAVLQAPPPTPPSHSSTRTVRGLGEVRSSRRGKRSRVSFAKIHDVLDIPNLVEIQRESFKWFLRDGIREVFSEISPIKDFTGNLELHFAVGRKRRGGAQESENGDLTLDFDGYRFEQLKYSVEDCRERDYNYSAALKVQVRLVIKETGEVKEQEVFMGDFPLMTEQGTFVINGAERVVVSQLVRSPGVYYSMSPDANGHLLPTATVIPHRGAWLEFEIDANGIVYVRIDRTRKLPVTVLLRALKYGDDEAILKLYDNDAAIKATLAKDETKTADDALLGIYRRLRPGDPPTIESARTLLNTLFFDPRRYDVGRVGRYKLDKKLGFKPEQAQGPEGRVLRSKDIVEIIRYLVALRNGQGKPDDIDHLGNRRVRSVGELLQNQFRIGMLRMERVIRERMTIQEAAAITPQVLINIRPVVASIKEFFGSSQLSQFMDQTNPLAELTHKRRLSALGPGGLSRERAGFEVRDVHTSHYGRMCPIETPEGPNIGLISSLATFARVNPYGFIETPYRKVRDARVTRSMEYLTADDEEKYTIAQANAKMNADGKLSESRVTARRGSAIVLVPPDKIDYMDVSPKQIVSVATALIPFLEHDDANRALMGSNMQRQAVPLLRTEAPLVGTGMEHRSAVDSGAVVVAREAGEILSVTGDQITVKPERGKERTYKLVKFQRSNQGTCINQRPIVEAGEKVAVGDVIADGPCTDQGEMALGHNVLVAFMPWEGYNYEDAILISERLVQKDLFTSIHIEEYEVEARDTKLGPEEITRDIPNVGEEALRDLDERGIIRIGAEVRSGDILVGKVTPKGETELTAEERLLRAIFGEKAREVRDTSLKVPHGEKGKVVAVKVFSREAGDELSPGVNQLVRVYVAQKRKITVGDKMAGRHGNKGVISKILPSEDMPYLPDGTPIDIVLNPLGVPSRMNVGQVLETHLGWAAEMLGFYAETPVFDGPREDEIRGLLQTASETEAGARVHIDETGKVRLYDGRTGQPFDQEVTVGQIYMMKLLHLVEDKIHARSTGPYSLITQQPLGGKAQFGGQRFGEMEVWALEAYGAANTLQELLTVKSDDVVGRVKTYEAIVKGENIQEPGVPESFKVLVKELQSLCLDVKVLSEDKKEIELKEIEEDIAETARALGINLEGEEALVEEN
- the rplJ gene encoding 50S ribosomal protein L10, whose translation is MAEPRSDKVAEVEALEERLRNSSIVILTDYRGLTVGEIGTLRGKLRGASLEYRVAKNTLLSRAAEKVGVVGLEPHLTGPTAVVFGNDDPGVPARVLQDFIRQFRKLEIKGGVVEGHALDAAGVQALATLPGRPELLARVVGAVQGPLFSLVMVLTAAPRGLVTALDAVRKRRETEEGASGKQAAPAAEPAPAAEPAPAVEPAPAVEPAPSADAAPVAGAAPAPEAAPAPAAQSAPASEGARAEPAAVPAADAPAESKPTA